The DNA region ATTTCCAATCTTTACTTTCATTCATTCACTGTTTTCTCTTCAATCCCATATTCTCTCCTGTAAATCCCTTCAACAATGGCGGTTCTTCATCACCTAATCAAATCCAAACCCCTCACGACCCTCCTTCGCCCAATTTCAACCCCAACCCACCACCATTTCTCCACCGATTCCTCCAAAACCCTAACAATCGAAACCAGCGTACCTTACAAATCTCACATCGTCGAACCTCCACCTACCTCCATCGATACATCATCCTCCGAACTTATGAATTTTTTCCGTGATATGGCTCTTATGCGTCGTATGGAGATCGCATCCGATTCTCTTTACAAAGCGAAATTAATTCGAGGTTTTTGCCATCTTTACGATGGTCAAGAAGCTGTTGCGGTTGGTATGGAGGCCGCAATCACGAAAAAAGATAGTGTAATTACGGCGTATAGGGATCATTGTATATATCTTGCTCGTGGAGGAACTCTTCTCGGTGCGTTTGCGGAATTGATGGGGAGACAAGATGGGTGTTCGAGAGGGAAAGGTGGGTCGATGCATTTTTATAAAAAGGATTCTGGGTTTTTTGGTGGGCATGGAATTGTTGGTGCTCAAGTTCCGTTGGGTATTGGACTTGCTTTTGCTCATAAGTATAATAAGGAGGATAATGTGAGTTTTTCAATGTATGGTGATGGTGCTGCTAACCAAGGACAGTTGTTTGAA from Amaranthus tricolor cultivar Red isolate AtriRed21 chromosome 3, ASM2621246v1, whole genome shotgun sequence includes:
- the LOC130807683 gene encoding pyruvate dehydrogenase E1 component subunit alpha, mitochondrial-like isoform X2, producing the protein MAVLHHLIKSKPLTTLLRPISTPTHHHFSTDSSKTLTIETSVPYKSHIVEPPPTSIDTSSSELMNFFRDMALMRRMEIASDSLYKAKLIRGFCHLYDGQEAVAVGMEAAITKKDSVITAYRDHCIYLARGGTLLGAFAELMGRQDGCSRGKGGSMHFYKKDSGFFGGHGIVGAQVPLGIGLAFAHKYNKEDNVSFSMYGDGAANQGQLFEALNMAALWDLPAILVCENNHYGMGTAEWRAAKSPAYYKRGDYVPGLKVDGMDVLAVKQACKFAKEYVLKNGPIILEMDTYRYHGHSMSDPGSTYRTRDEISGIRQERDPIERVRKLILAHDIATEKELKDIEKDVRKEVDEAIAKAKESPMPDSSELFTNIYVKGYGVESFGPDRKTLRTTLP
- the LOC130807683 gene encoding pyruvate dehydrogenase E1 component subunit alpha, mitochondrial-like isoform X1, translating into MAVLHHLIKSKPLTTLLRPISTPTHHHFSTDSSKTLTIETSVPYKSHIVEPPPTSIDTSSSELMNFFRDMALMRRMEIASDSLYKAKLIRGFCHLYDGQEAVAVGMEAAITKKDSVITAYRDHCIYLARGGTLLGAFAELMGRQDGCSRGKGGSMHFYKKDSGFFGGHGIVGAQVPLGIGLAFAHKYNKEDNVSFSMYGDGAANQGQLFEALNMAALWDLPAILVCENNHYGMGTAEWRAAKSPAYYKRGDYVPGLKVDGMDVLAVKQACKFAKEYVLKNGPIILEMDTYRYHGHSMSDPGSTYRTRDEISGIRQERDPIERVRKLILAHDIATEKELKDIEKDVRKEVDEAIAKAKESPMPDSSELFTNIYVKGYGVEVNFKNSSFNLHFVFFVGTQLIYLLYWF